A window of Garra rufa chromosome 16, GarRuf1.0, whole genome shotgun sequence contains these coding sequences:
- the LOC141287882 gene encoding sperm microtubule associated protein 2-like, whose protein sequence is MKISHPSSHAGQYENIVRLATPKTRGRSAQEVNSPHSFLCEHDCPIWHVSPTVRNVVVSPRILQLANPKTNHPNFTSNRQNVQTFISCAAQTAKMTSRLEQLSLPKLRKNRHFYDPGRPESPIRTVSRVARNATASARIQALSTPKALSKDYIPPREPTWHP, encoded by the exons ATGAAGATCTCCCACCCTTCCTCTCATGCAGGGCAGTACGAGAACATTGTCCGGCTAGCGACTCCCAAAACTCGAGGAAGAAGCGCCCAGGAAGTGAA ttcTCCACACTCATTCTTGTGTGAGCATGACTGTCCCATCTGGCATGTGAGTCCCACTGTAAGGAATGTGGTTGTCTCACCTCGAATCCTCCAACTGGCCAACCCCAAAACCAACCACCCCAACTTCACCAGCAACAGACAG AATGTGCAGACATTCATCTCATGTGCAGCTCAAACAGCCAAGATGACATCCAGACTCGAGCAGCTCTCACTGCCCAAACTAAGAAAGAACAGACACTTCTATGACCCCGGACGACCAGAGAGTCCAATCCGAACC GTGTCTAGAGTAGCAAGAAACGCCACAGCGAGTGCTCGGATCCAAGCTTTATCCACTCCTAAAGCCCTCTCGAAAGATTACATCCCACCCAGAGAACCAACATGGCACCCCTGA
- the LOC141288809 gene encoding homeodomain-only protein-like, which yields MSASGTAMAMYGMHLAEDQIKVLEENFTKVSKHPDDATLMLIAAECGLSEEETAKWFRIRNAQWRKAEGLPAELGSVKD from the exons ATGAGCGCGAGTGGAACCGCGATGGCGATGTACGGGATGCATTTAGCGGAGGATCAGATTAAAGTTCTGGAGGAGAATTTCACCAAGGTCAGCAAACATCCTGACGACGCCACGCTGATGCTGATCGCAGCGGAGTGCGGGCTGAGCGAAGAGGAGACAGCG AAATGGTTCAGGATTCGAAACGCTCAGTGGAGGAAAGCAGAAGGTCTCCCTGCTGAACTGGGATCAGTGAAGGACTGA